The following coding sequences lie in one Candidatus Cloacimonadota bacterium genomic window:
- a CDS encoding iron-only hydrogenase system regulator — protein MLKRHVVTIIVDDINEAFQPVSDLLHANAQHILLRVGYPMRDWGASVIFLIMELTTERMGAFSGKLGMINGVRVKTQTLKIERGDKNED, from the coding sequence ATGCTTAAAAGACACGTAGTTACAATCATTGTGGATGATATTAACGAAGCATTTCAGCCCGTAAGTGATTTGCTTCATGCCAATGCTCAACACATCCTATTAAGAGTGGGATATCCCATGCGGGATTGGGGTGCATCAGTGATATTTCTGATAATGGAACTCACCACAGAGCGGATGGGGGCATTTTCTGGAAAACTGGGCATGATTAATGGGGTGCGGGTTAAAACCCAAACATTGAAAATTGAACGAGGAGATAAAAATGAAGATTAA
- the trxA gene encoding thioredoxin, with the protein MIIEVTDLNFSEVVKQGKVILDFWASWCGPCNMLNPIIKELAEEHKELTVGKVNVDDYPDLAGKHGVMSIPTILFFQDGILKDSSIGVVSKNVILNKLESLG; encoded by the coding sequence ATGATTATAGAAGTAACAGATCTTAACTTCTCAGAAGTTGTAAAGCAAGGCAAGGTAATTCTAGATTTTTGGGCATCATGGTGTGGTCCCTGCAATATGTTAAATCCCATTATAAAGGAGCTTGCCGAAGAACACAAAGAACTTACTGTGGGAAAGGTAAATGTTGATGATTATCCGGATTTAGCTGGGAAGCATGGTGTTATGAGTATTCCTACTATACTTTTCTTTCAAGATGGAATTCTGAAAGACAGCTCGATTGGAGTTGTCTCCAAGAATGTGATTTTGAACAAACTTGAATCCTTAGGGTGA
- the hydG gene encoding [FeFe] hydrogenase H-cluster radical SAM maturase HydG, whose amino-acid sequence MKINTEGLKSFIPDAKIEAYLESEKNAPESRIRDIIQKSLDKNRLDPQETAALISVKNPELRQMIMEGAHELKERIYGNRIVLFAPLYVGNECINDCVYCGFRISNKECQRSTLSHEQLVDETKALVETGHKRLIMVYGEHPKYDARFIADTVQTVYNTKYKKGEIRRVNINAAPMDVEGYRIVKSVGIGTYQIFQETYHQKTYEKLHPLGPKSNYLWRLDGLDRAMKAGIDDLGIGALMGLYDWRFEVMALLYHTIHLEDTFGVGPHTISFPRIEPAIGTDFTQHPPFRVTDEDFKLLVAIIRLSVPYTGMILTAREPIEIRNEVLRFGVSQIDAGSSIGVGDYSHKNDESRKKSQFVLGDTRSLDDVIYELAQGGYIPSFCTSCYRAGRTGEHFMEFAIPGFVKRFCTPNALLTFAEYLHDFSSQRTHKAGLELIDNEISKIQDPKMKESVISKLEEMKAGARDLFY is encoded by the coding sequence ATGAAGATTAACACGGAAGGACTTAAATCCTTTATTCCAGATGCAAAGATTGAAGCCTATTTGGAAAGCGAGAAAAATGCGCCAGAGAGCAGGATTAGGGATATTATTCAAAAGTCTTTGGATAAGAATAGGCTAGACCCACAAGAAACAGCAGCCTTGATAAGTGTTAAAAATCCAGAATTACGACAGATGATTATGGAGGGTGCTCATGAACTAAAGGAAAGAATATATGGTAATCGAATAGTTTTGTTTGCTCCGTTATACGTGGGGAATGAGTGTATTAACGATTGTGTATATTGCGGTTTTAGAATCTCAAACAAAGAGTGTCAACGCAGTACCTTAAGTCATGAACAATTGGTTGATGAAACTAAAGCATTAGTTGAAACGGGACATAAACGCCTAATAATGGTATATGGAGAACATCCCAAATACGATGCTCGCTTCATTGCCGATACCGTACAAACCGTGTACAACACAAAATACAAAAAGGGTGAGATTCGTAGAGTAAATATTAATGCTGCACCTATGGATGTTGAGGGTTACCGAATCGTTAAATCAGTTGGTATTGGCACTTATCAGATCTTTCAGGAAACATATCATCAAAAAACCTACGAAAAGCTTCATCCTCTAGGACCCAAAAGTAACTATTTGTGGCGATTAGATGGACTTGACAGAGCAATGAAAGCTGGGATTGACGATTTGGGTATAGGTGCTTTGATGGGATTGTATGATTGGCGTTTTGAAGTGATGGCTTTACTATATCACACCATACATTTAGAAGATACTTTCGGGGTTGGTCCGCACACGATTTCCTTCCCACGTATTGAACCAGCTATAGGTACAGATTTCACTCAGCATCCACCCTTTAGAGTTACAGATGAAGATTTTAAACTTCTGGTTGCTATTATTAGATTAAGTGTGCCATACACAGGTATGATTCTTACTGCTAGAGAGCCCATTGAAATACGTAATGAAGTGTTAAGATTTGGAGTATCTCAAATTGATGCCGGAAGCTCAATTGGCGTGGGAGACTATTCCCATAAAAACGATGAATCTCGCAAAAAATCGCAATTTGTTTTGGGGGATACTCGTTCTTTGGACGATGTGATATACGAATTAGCCCAAGGTGGTTATATACCTTCGTTTTGTACATCTTGTTATCGAGCAGGAAGAACCGGCGAGCACTTTATGGAATTTGCCATTCCTGGATTCGTAAAAAGATTTTGCACTCCCAATGCGCTATTGACTTTTGCTGAGTATCTTCACGATTTTTCCTCGCAAAGAACTCACAAGGCAGGATTGGAGCTAATCGATAACGAAATCTCTAAAATTCAAGACCCTAAGATGAAAGAATCTGTAATCTCCAAACTTGAAGAAATGAAAGCCGGAGCAAGGGATTTATTTTACTAA
- a CDS encoding C39 family peptidase, translating to MKKYTAICILLLMINLIYATGFSWFSQTDSRWGSNRLGRGTSIARSGCVVSCLSMMLNAEASNPYMTPDKLNDWLRKNGGYYGNNMRWQIPGLIDGDGLGLELEGQSTRYNDWDFLNGELEKGNKVIVKVAGRRSHWVLVVKQDGPIDKASSYHVNDPGMSSYEERTLAYWGGFRSARSYSGNWLDEEAFNLESEINVVPVAEEESFLYDIYKLPLPADVFVTLQNNLNVEIQGFFILGLFDSENNLVSTIDYEYAEIGANDELDLLYEMPDYSPLENDEFHLKIVYSKYFSAMPSRYDTVKLNPAGIRNLTKSYSEED from the coding sequence ATGAAAAAATACACAGCTATATGCATCCTTTTACTAATGATAAACCTAATCTATGCCACCGGCTTTAGTTGGTTTTCTCAAACGGATTCTCGTTGGGGATCAAATCGTCTTGGCAGAGGTACATCAATTGCGCGAAGCGGATGTGTGGTTTCTTGCCTTTCCATGATGCTTAATGCTGAAGCATCAAATCCCTACATGACTCCCGATAAACTAAATGACTGGCTTAGAAAGAATGGTGGCTACTACGGAAACAACATGCGTTGGCAAATCCCTGGCCTCATTGATGGTGATGGCTTAGGCTTAGAATTGGAAGGCCAAAGTACGCGGTACAACGATTGGGATTTTCTTAATGGTGAATTGGAAAAAGGAAACAAGGTAATTGTAAAGGTAGCTGGCAGGCGATCTCATTGGGTATTGGTTGTTAAACAAGACGGGCCAATAGATAAAGCTTCTTCTTATCATGTAAACGACCCCGGCATGTCGAGCTACGAAGAACGTACTTTAGCCTATTGGGGCGGCTTTCGTTCGGCTAGAAGCTATAGCGGAAACTGGTTGGATGAAGAGGCTTTCAATCTGGAAAGCGAAATAAACGTAGTTCCGGTAGCCGAAGAAGAAAGCTTTCTCTATGATATTTACAAGCTCCCCTTGCCTGCTGATGTTTTTGTAACCCTGCAAAATAACCTCAATGTAGAAATTCAAGGATTCTTTATCTTGGGCTTGTTTGATTCAGAAAACAATTTGGTTAGCACAATAGACTATGAATATGCTGAGATCGGTGCCAATGACGAATTAGATCTATTGTACGAAATGCCAGATTATAGTCCCCTGGAAAATGATGAGTTTCATTTAAAGATTGTTTACAGCAAATACTTTTCTGCCATGCCCTCAAGATACGATACTGTAAAATTGAATCCAGCCGGAATTCGCAATTTAACAAAAAGCTATAGCGAAGAGGATTAA